One Azoarcus sp. DN11 DNA segment encodes these proteins:
- a CDS encoding flavin reductase family protein: MTSQASFDPQAFRAALGTFTTGVTIITTRAPDGTPVGVTANSFNSVSLNPPLVLWSLAKNARSLEAFSASQDWNVHVLSAAQEGLSGRFASQGADKFGDIELDEGISKAPLLPGCTARFQCRTAFTYEGGDHVIFVGEVRAYDRSEHAPLVYQAGQYALAARKPRSELRLAAPPPPECSYTEDLLGYLLGRAHYQMLFGLRRMLAGDALDEANFFLLSVLCIRDNLTLDEINAFVGYTGIQATPEMMAALEARRFVACEQYGKVSRFVLTADGREVTLRQIALAKAQEDNLADKLGAGDVMALKLMLKRFVAATDPGLPDLWAPR; encoded by the coding sequence ATGACGTCGCAAGCGAGCTTCGATCCGCAGGCGTTCCGTGCCGCGCTCGGCACCTTTACGACCGGGGTCACGATCATCACGACGCGGGCGCCGGACGGCACGCCGGTCGGTGTGACGGCCAACAGTTTCAACTCCGTGTCGCTCAATCCGCCGCTGGTGCTGTGGAGCCTCGCGAAGAACGCGCGCAGCCTGGAGGCCTTCTCGGCGAGCCAGGACTGGAACGTGCATGTGCTGTCGGCGGCGCAGGAGGGCCTGTCGGGGCGCTTCGCGTCGCAGGGGGCGGACAAGTTCGGCGACATCGAGCTCGACGAGGGCATCAGCAAGGCGCCCTTGCTGCCCGGCTGCACGGCGCGCTTCCAGTGCCGCACCGCCTTCACCTACGAAGGCGGCGATCACGTGATCTTCGTCGGCGAAGTGCGCGCCTACGACCGCAGCGAGCACGCACCGCTCGTGTATCAGGCGGGCCAGTATGCGCTGGCGGCGCGCAAGCCGCGCAGCGAACTGCGGCTGGCCGCGCCGCCCCCGCCCGAGTGCAGCTACACCGAGGATCTGCTCGGCTACCTGCTGGGGCGCGCCCATTACCAGATGCTGTTCGGGCTGCGCCGCATGCTGGCGGGCGACGCGCTGGACGAGGCGAACTTTTTCCTGCTGTCGGTGCTGTGCATCCGCGACAACCTCACGCTCGACGAGATCAACGCCTTCGTCGGCTACACGGGGATCCAGGCGACGCCGGAAATGATGGCGGCGCTGGAGGCACGGCGCTTCGTGGCGTGCGAGCAGTACGGCAAGGTGAGCCGTTTCGTGCTGACCGCCGACGGGCGCGAAGTGACGCTGCGGCAGATCGCGCTGGCGAAGGCGCAGGAGGACAACCTCGCCGACAAGCTCGGCGCGGGCGACGTGATGGCGCTCAAGCTGATGCTCAAGCGCTTCGTCGCCGCGACCGATCCGGGGCTGCCCGACCTGTGGGCGCCGCGCTAA
- the prpF gene encoding 2-methylaconitate cis-trans isomerase PrpF, with amino-acid sequence MNRSSRQIAVRATYMRGGTSKGVFFTPEDLPEAVRDAPALRDALLMRVVGSPDPYGKQIDGMGGATSSTSKVVLVCRSRRADCDVDYWFGAVSVERPVIDWSGNCGNLTAAVAPFAIARGLLDAPDEGRAVVRIWQANIGRKIIAHVPMQGGEVQEMGDFELDGVSFPAAEIRLEFLDPAAEEGSEGGAMFPSGRPIDVVEVPGLGRIEATLINAGNPTIFVDAAAVGFRGTELQPEINQDEAVLARCESLRAFGAVAMGLARSAGEATESRPHTPKLAFVAPPTSFPASDGRRVEAEAIDLCARILSMGKLHHAMTGTGAIALAVAAAVPGTVVSRLFGAEGPRGEIRVGHPSGRLTVGAAAACVGGAWRVERATMSRSARRLMDGYVFVPGDYAHPPS; translated from the coding sequence ATGAACCGGTCGTCCCGTCAGATCGCCGTGCGCGCCACGTACATGCGCGGCGGCACCAGCAAGGGGGTGTTTTTCACCCCCGAGGATCTTCCCGAGGCAGTGCGGGACGCCCCCGCGCTGCGCGACGCGCTGTTGATGCGGGTCGTCGGCAGCCCGGATCCCTACGGCAAGCAGATCGATGGCATGGGGGGCGCCACCTCCAGCACCAGCAAGGTCGTTCTGGTGTGCCGCAGCCGTCGTGCGGACTGCGATGTCGACTACTGGTTCGGCGCCGTGTCGGTCGAGCGCCCCGTGATCGACTGGAGCGGAAACTGCGGCAATCTGACCGCGGCCGTCGCGCCCTTCGCGATTGCGCGCGGCCTGCTCGATGCGCCCGACGAGGGCCGGGCCGTGGTGCGGATCTGGCAGGCGAATATCGGCAGGAAGATCATCGCGCACGTGCCTATGCAGGGGGGCGAGGTGCAGGAGATGGGCGACTTCGAGCTGGATGGCGTGAGCTTCCCGGCGGCGGAGATCCGGCTCGAATTCCTCGATCCCGCGGCGGAGGAGGGCAGCGAGGGCGGGGCCATGTTTCCGTCCGGGCGTCCGATCGACGTGGTCGAGGTGCCGGGACTGGGGCGGATCGAGGCGACCTTGATCAATGCAGGCAATCCGACCATCTTCGTGGATGCGGCGGCGGTGGGCTTCCGCGGCACGGAGCTTCAACCCGAGATCAACCAGGACGAGGCGGTGCTCGCGCGCTGCGAGTCCTTGCGCGCCTTCGGGGCGGTGGCTATGGGTCTGGCCCGCAGCGCGGGCGAGGCGACGGAAAGCCGCCCGCACACGCCCAAACTCGCCTTCGTTGCGCCGCCGACGAGCTTCCCCGCGTCGGACGGGCGGCGGGTGGAGGCCGAAGCCATCGACCTGTGCGCGCGCATCCTGTCGATGGGCAAACTGCATCATGCGATGACCGGCACCGGCGCGATTGCCTTGGCCGTTGCGGCAGCCGTTCCCGGGACGGTGGTGTCGCGCCTGTTCGGCGCCGAGGGGCCGCGCGGGGAAATTCGCGTCGGCCATCCGTCGGGGCGTCTGACGGTGGGCGCTGCGGCCGCATGCGTCGGCGGAGCGTGGCGTGTCGAGCGGGCCACGATGAGCCGCAGTGCGCGGCGGCTGATGGATGGCTACGTGTTCGTGCCCGGCGATTACGCCCATCCCCCGAGCTGA
- a CDS encoding helix-turn-helix transcriptional regulator, which produces MAPETDLASRFAASGLGVAEYDHLIRLVYEGVTETVPWTRLLEALRQRLDANYVSLILRPPTPEQQWRVVFAGEAQPAIASTYETFFYAMDPFVNLPADRMVTVDEVINEADWLKSAIYQEFLKPLNIRYYMGADVGGGNDAICRVRVSRPIGSVPFSEHERALCTLLLPHLKCAVRLRSTQDATEAERTVYAGALERLSIGAVILDKKGRVLKTNRAAEEILAERNGISVAQGGLQAAYGSENRELHRLIEQAVAGHTDRGPGVVGAMSITRTAGHGNLGILVRTAPITEWSETANRPAAVVVIRDSESRVQASQALMKRLYGLTPAESTLTLKLLDGLTVDEAAEELSISRNTARCQLRAIFAKTGVTRQTELLRLLLGGVIPLA; this is translated from the coding sequence ATGGCACCCGAGACCGACCTCGCAAGCCGATTCGCCGCCTCCGGTCTCGGCGTCGCCGAATACGACCACCTCATCCGGCTCGTCTACGAAGGCGTCACGGAGACGGTGCCCTGGACGCGGCTGCTCGAAGCCCTTCGCCAGCGGCTCGACGCCAACTACGTCTCGCTGATCCTGCGCCCGCCGACGCCCGAGCAGCAGTGGCGCGTCGTCTTCGCCGGCGAAGCCCAGCCGGCAATCGCCTCCACGTACGAAACCTTCTTCTACGCGATGGACCCCTTCGTCAATCTGCCCGCCGACCGCATGGTCACGGTCGACGAAGTGATCAACGAGGCGGACTGGCTCAAGAGCGCCATCTACCAGGAATTCCTCAAGCCGCTCAACATCCGCTACTACATGGGCGCCGACGTGGGCGGCGGCAACGACGCCATCTGCCGCGTCCGCGTCAGCCGCCCGATTGGCTCGGTTCCCTTCTCCGAGCACGAGCGGGCGCTCTGCACGCTGCTGCTGCCGCACCTGAAATGCGCCGTGCGCCTGCGCTCCACGCAGGACGCCACCGAGGCCGAACGCACGGTCTACGCCGGCGCGCTGGAGCGCCTGTCGATCGGCGCCGTGATCCTGGACAAGAAGGGGCGCGTACTCAAGACCAACCGCGCCGCCGAGGAGATCCTCGCCGAACGCAACGGCATCAGCGTGGCCCAGGGCGGCCTCCAGGCCGCCTACGGCAGCGAGAATCGCGAACTGCACCGCCTCATCGAGCAGGCCGTCGCGGGCCACACCGACCGTGGCCCCGGCGTCGTCGGCGCGATGTCCATCACCCGCACCGCCGGCCACGGCAACCTCGGCATTCTCGTGCGCACCGCCCCCATCACCGAATGGTCCGAAACCGCCAACCGCCCCGCCGCCGTCGTCGTCATCCGCGACTCCGAATCGCGCGTGCAGGCCTCGCAGGCGCTGATGAAACGCCTCTACGGCCTGACGCCCGCGGAGTCGACCCTTACGCTCAAGCTGCTGGACGGGCTCACCGTCGACGAAGCGGCCGAAGAGCTGTCCATCAGCCGCAACACGGCGCGCTGCCAGCTGCGGGCGATCTTTGCGAAAACGGGGGTGACGCGGCAGACGGAGTTGCTAAGACTGTTGCTGGGCGGGGTGATTCCGCTGGCGTGA
- a CDS encoding coniferyl aldehyde dehydrogenase: protein MTSTVSTVAGLNEMLAQQKTAFMAAGPVSAEERRARIQAVIDLLVKHHEALVTAMEADFGSRPKGFSLMNDVLGSLTSLKHARDHLEAWMQSEKRQPFTPYDHFGGEAWVMYQPKGSVGIIGTWNAPLFTLLSPLAYVLAAGNRAILKPSEITPRTAAAVAETFAASIDPAIVGVVTGGPDIGEAFSRQPFDHLVFTGSTAIGREVMRNAAENLVPVTLELGGKSPTIVARSADLATAAFRIAAAKGSNGGQLCVNPDVIYAPRERLEDFVGALKSAYASLFPAVAGNPDVVAVVNARHLARVEACVDDAAAAGARVEVTPAPTPADPADRRRPLRIVIDPPRSCRIMQEEIFGPAVVVLPYDDIDAVIADINARPRPLALYYFGEDAAEQQRVLDHTLSGGVTINEAMFHAAMQDAPFGGVGASGMGHYHGREGFIEFSHVRTVFKAPAYDPRREWGTLPPYPEHFLAAMQSQVTP from the coding sequence ATGACATCCACCGTAAGCACAGTCGCCGGCCTGAACGAAATGCTCGCGCAGCAGAAAACCGCCTTCATGGCCGCCGGCCCGGTCAGTGCGGAAGAACGCCGGGCGCGCATCCAGGCCGTGATCGACCTCCTCGTCAAGCATCACGAAGCCCTCGTCACCGCGATGGAAGCGGACTTCGGCAGCCGGCCCAAGGGCTTCTCGCTGATGAACGACGTGCTCGGCTCGCTCACTTCGCTCAAGCACGCGCGCGACCACCTCGAAGCGTGGATGCAATCCGAGAAGCGCCAGCCCTTCACGCCCTACGATCACTTCGGCGGCGAAGCCTGGGTGATGTACCAGCCCAAGGGCTCGGTGGGCATCATCGGCACCTGGAACGCGCCGCTATTCACGCTGCTGAGCCCGCTCGCCTACGTGCTCGCGGCGGGCAACCGCGCGATCCTGAAGCCCTCCGAAATCACGCCGCGCACCGCGGCCGCCGTCGCCGAAACCTTCGCCGCATCGATCGACCCGGCCATCGTCGGCGTCGTGACCGGAGGCCCCGACATCGGCGAAGCCTTCAGCCGCCAGCCCTTCGACCATCTCGTGTTCACCGGCAGCACCGCCATCGGCCGCGAGGTCATGCGCAACGCCGCAGAGAACCTCGTGCCGGTCACGCTCGAACTCGGCGGAAAGTCGCCGACGATCGTCGCACGCAGCGCCGACCTCGCCACCGCCGCCTTCCGCATCGCCGCCGCGAAGGGCTCCAACGGCGGCCAGCTGTGCGTGAACCCGGACGTGATCTACGCCCCGCGCGAACGGCTTGAGGACTTTGTCGGCGCGCTCAAGTCCGCCTACGCCTCCCTGTTCCCCGCCGTCGCCGGCAACCCGGACGTCGTCGCGGTCGTGAACGCCCGCCATCTCGCCCGAGTCGAAGCCTGTGTGGACGACGCCGCCGCGGCCGGCGCGCGCGTCGAGGTCACGCCCGCGCCGACACCCGCCGACCCCGCGGACCGCCGCCGCCCGCTGCGCATCGTCATCGACCCGCCGCGCAGCTGCCGCATCATGCAGGAAGAGATTTTCGGCCCCGCCGTGGTCGTGCTGCCCTACGACGACATCGACGCCGTCATCGCCGACATCAACGCCCGTCCGCGCCCCCTCGCGCTGTACTACTTCGGCGAGGACGCCGCCGAGCAGCAGCGCGTGCTCGACCACACTCTCTCGGGCGGCGTCACGATCAACGAAGCGATGTTCCACGCCGCGATGCAGGACGCGCCTTTCGGGGGCGTCGGCGCCTCGGGCATGGGCCACTACCACGGCCGCGAAGGCTTCATCGAGTTCAGCCACGTGCGCACGGTGTTCAAGGCCCCGGCCTACGACCCGCGGCGCGAATGGGGCACACTGCCGCCCTACCCCGAGCATTTCCTCGCCGCGATGCAGTCCCAGGTCACTCCCTGA
- a CDS encoding Fic family protein, giving the protein MHRGLTGTFTPSIAGGHPCQAFLPATLPPEPPLAIDGKLQARIDAALLALGRLDAISTLLPDARLFLYSYVRKEAVMSSQIEGTQSSLSDLMLFEMEAMPGVPMDDVQEVSCYVSALDLGIRRLREGLPLSRRLICEVHETLMTSGRGVQRSPGQFRRNQVWIGGHRADEAQFVPPPPGLLDDSFANLERFLNDADTAPVIKAALAHVQFETIHPFMDGNGRLGRLLIPLVLVETGVLQEPLLYLSVFFKRHRQTYYELLQQVRTHGDWEAWLLFFVDAITDTATEAVATAQRLTALHARDKARLAGMGRLAGSATQVLDALYARPISNIPAITRRTGLTAATVGKALDALEHQFGIVRELTGNRRNRVFAYSAYIELLNQEPGESS; this is encoded by the coding sequence ATGCATCGCGGACTCACCGGTACCTTTACTCCCAGCATCGCGGGCGGTCATCCCTGCCAGGCTTTCTTACCAGCCACCTTGCCGCCGGAGCCTCCGCTCGCCATCGACGGCAAGCTGCAGGCCCGCATCGATGCCGCCCTGCTGGCACTGGGCCGGCTCGATGCGATCAGCACCCTGCTGCCCGATGCGCGCCTTTTCCTGTACAGCTATGTCCGCAAGGAAGCGGTCATGTCCTCCCAGATCGAGGGCACCCAGTCCTCACTCTCCGACCTGATGCTCTTCGAGATGGAGGCCATGCCGGGTGTGCCGATGGATGACGTGCAGGAGGTCTCCTGCTATGTCAGTGCGCTGGACCTCGGCATACGCCGTCTGCGCGAAGGCTTGCCCCTCAGTCGACGGCTGATTTGTGAAGTGCACGAGACGCTGATGACTTCGGGCCGCGGGGTGCAGCGCAGCCCCGGCCAGTTCCGGCGCAATCAGGTCTGGATCGGCGGTCACCGTGCCGACGAGGCGCAGTTCGTGCCACCGCCCCCCGGTCTGCTCGACGACAGCTTCGCCAACCTCGAACGCTTCCTGAACGACGCGGACACAGCCCCGGTCATCAAGGCAGCCCTCGCCCACGTCCAGTTCGAGACCATTCACCCCTTCATGGATGGCAACGGCCGGCTTGGGCGGCTGCTGATCCCCCTTGTCCTCGTCGAGACTGGCGTGCTGCAGGAGCCCCTGCTCTACCTGTCGGTCTTCTTCAAGCGCCATCGCCAGACCTACTACGAGTTGCTCCAGCAGGTGCGCACGCATGGCGACTGGGAAGCATGGCTCCTCTTCTTCGTCGACGCCATCACGGATACGGCCACCGAGGCGGTTGCGACCGCACAGCGGCTCACCGCGCTCCACGCGCGAGACAAGGCGCGCCTGGCGGGCATGGGCCGGCTCGCCGGCTCCGCCACCCAAGTCCTGGATGCACTCTATGCCCGCCCCATCTCCAACATTCCCGCCATTACCCGTCGCACCGGCCTAACCGCTGCAACGGTCGGAAAAGCGCTGGACGCACTGGAACACCAATTCGGGATCGTGCGCGAACTCACCGGCAATCGCCGTAACCGGGTCTTTGCCTACAGCGCCTATATCGAGCTGCTCAATCAGGAACCCGGAGAGAGCTCGTAA
- a CDS encoding glucose 1-dehydrogenase, with product MSIIDRFSMEGRVAVVTGAGRGIGRAIALAFAERGADVVCAARTLADVEAVAAEVRAMGRRALAVSCDVNDSGQRAALVAAAQEAFGRVTHLVNNAGGAGPNHPLKMTPGEFEEVFRFNVSSAYALSQLCVPLMREAGGGNIINITSGAARYAQPHFSAYGTAKAALTQLTRLLAQDFAPQVRVNAIAPGPVLTDALNRVLPPEMRDGMIKNTPLQSLGETEDIAAAALYLGSDASRWVTGKVIEVDGGAESSVWPG from the coding sequence ATGAGCATCATCGATCGCTTCAGCATGGAAGGCCGCGTGGCCGTGGTGACGGGCGCGGGCCGCGGCATCGGGCGCGCGATTGCGCTGGCCTTTGCCGAGCGCGGCGCCGACGTGGTGTGCGCGGCGCGCACGCTGGCCGATGTCGAGGCCGTGGCGGCCGAGGTGCGCGCGATGGGACGCCGGGCACTGGCGGTGTCGTGCGACGTGAATGATTCCGGCCAGCGGGCCGCGCTCGTCGCCGCCGCACAGGAGGCCTTCGGGCGCGTGACGCATCTCGTGAACAACGCAGGCGGCGCCGGTCCGAACCATCCGCTGAAGATGACGCCCGGGGAGTTCGAGGAGGTGTTCCGCTTCAACGTGAGTTCCGCCTACGCGCTGAGCCAGTTGTGCGTGCCGCTGATGCGCGAGGCGGGCGGCGGCAACATCATCAACATCACCTCGGGCGCCGCGCGCTATGCGCAGCCGCACTTCAGCGCCTACGGCACGGCGAAGGCGGCGCTGACGCAACTGACGCGGCTGCTGGCGCAGGATTTCGCCCCCCAGGTGCGCGTGAATGCGATTGCGCCGGGCCCCGTCCTCACCGATGCGCTCAACCGCGTGCTGCCGCCCGAGATGCGCGACGGGATGATCAAAAACACCCCGCTGCAGAGCCTCGGCGAGACCGAGGACATCGCCGCCGCGGCGCTCTACCTCGGTTCCGATGCCTCGCGCTGGGTGACCGGCAAGGTCATCGAGGTCGATGGCGGGGCCGAATCGAGCGTGTGGCCGGGCTGA
- a CDS encoding Fic family protein, with product MLRWIWQHPDWPHFSWQPDALAILLRRVTLAQGVLLGRAQGSGPELRAEFPLDAMLQNIVNSSAIEGETLNVGSVRSSIARRLGLPQGHETRPEPRSEGVAQIMWDVTHNLDAPLDEARLLQWHAWLFAGDDGLLGQRVRIGSWRGTDVMQVVSGRIDRPTVHFEAPPRDGLEARIGEFLAWFNTSRDDPALDPLLRAAIAHFWFVTLHPFDDGNGRITRALTDLALAQGEPRSIRLYAMSVAILADRKGYYAQLETAQKMKATTGPLDLTPWLDWFLRTLLRAIEAASAQIDLVLGKSRFWLAHRADALSLEQIKVLNRLLDGEQPNRGGCEHGISAAQYQAVAKVSKATATRHLADLVAKGCLEKLPGGGRSTRYQVHWPGQGE from the coding sequence ATGCTCCGCTGGATCTGGCAACACCCCGACTGGCCGCACTTTTCCTGGCAGCCCGACGCACTGGCCATCTTGTTGCGCCGGGTAACGCTCGCCCAAGGGGTGCTGCTCGGCCGCGCTCAAGGCTCCGGGCCCGAACTGCGCGCGGAATTCCCCCTCGACGCGATGCTGCAGAACATCGTCAATTCCAGCGCGATCGAGGGCGAAACGCTGAATGTGGGCTCGGTGCGCTCCAGTATTGCCCGTCGCCTCGGGCTGCCCCAGGGACACGAAACCCGCCCGGAGCCGCGCAGCGAAGGCGTCGCCCAGATCATGTGGGACGTCACCCACAACCTCGATGCCCCCCTCGACGAAGCCCGCCTGCTGCAGTGGCACGCCTGGCTGTTCGCCGGGGACGACGGCCTCCTCGGCCAAAGGGTCCGCATCGGAAGCTGGCGCGGAACCGATGTCATGCAGGTCGTCTCCGGACGCATCGACCGCCCCACCGTGCACTTCGAAGCACCGCCGCGCGACGGGCTCGAGGCCCGCATCGGCGAATTTCTCGCATGGTTCAACACCAGCCGCGACGATCCGGCGCTCGACCCGCTGCTGCGGGCGGCAATCGCCCATTTCTGGTTCGTCACCTTGCACCCCTTCGACGACGGCAACGGTCGCATCACCCGCGCCCTCACCGATCTCGCCCTTGCCCAGGGCGAACCGCGGAGCATCCGTCTCTACGCCATGTCGGTCGCCATCCTCGCCGATCGCAAGGGCTACTATGCGCAGCTCGAAACCGCCCAGAAGATGAAGGCGACGACCGGCCCGCTCGACCTCACGCCGTGGCTCGACTGGTTTCTGCGCACCCTGCTGCGCGCCATCGAGGCGGCTTCGGCACAGATCGACCTGGTGCTCGGCAAAAGCCGCTTCTGGCTGGCGCATCGCGCCGACGCGCTCAGCCTGGAGCAGATCAAGGTGCTCAACCGCCTCCTGGATGGAGAGCAGCCGAACCGGGGAGGCTGCGAGCACGGCATCAGCGCCGCGCAATATCAGGCCGTCGCCAAGGTGTCCAAGGCCACGGCAACCCGCCATCTGGCCGATCTCGTCGCGAAAGGCTGCCTCGAAAAACTCCCCGGCGGGGGCCGCTCGACGCGCTACCAGGTTCATTGGCCGGGGCAGGGCGAATAG
- a CDS encoding fumarylacetoacetate hydrolase family protein, which translates to MDDSLIETLGDELHAALRGRRTVAPLSSRHDGMSVADAYRISLRLLARREGEGERVIGKKIGVTSKAVQDMLNVHQPDFGFLTDAMQLDDGATVSLAQAGLIQPRAEGEIAFMLKADLRRPGVTREEVLAATEWVAPCFEIVDSRIDDWKIRIQDTVADNASCGVFVVGREHVDPRGLDLAALRMEMFRNGEPAGSGLGSAVQGHPAEAVAWLANTLGEFGIPFRKGELILSGSLAPLVPVVAGDRFTMQIDGLGGCSIGFGP; encoded by the coding sequence ATGGACGACTCCCTCATCGAAACCCTGGGCGACGAGCTGCACGCCGCGCTGCGCGGCCGACGCACGGTGGCACCCCTTAGCTCGCGCCACGACGGCATGTCCGTCGCCGACGCCTATCGCATTTCGCTGCGGCTGCTCGCGCGGCGCGAGGGGGAAGGCGAGCGCGTGATCGGCAAGAAGATCGGCGTCACGAGCAAGGCCGTGCAGGACATGCTCAACGTGCATCAGCCGGACTTCGGCTTCCTGACCGACGCGATGCAACTCGACGACGGCGCGACCGTGAGCCTCGCACAGGCCGGGCTGATCCAGCCGCGCGCCGAGGGCGAGATCGCTTTCATGCTGAAGGCCGACCTGCGCCGGCCGGGCGTGACGCGCGAGGAGGTGCTGGCGGCGACCGAGTGGGTCGCGCCGTGCTTCGAGATCGTCGATTCCCGCATCGACGACTGGAAGATCCGCATCCAGGACACGGTCGCGGACAACGCCTCCTGCGGCGTGTTCGTGGTCGGGCGCGAGCACGTCGATCCGCGCGGGCTGGATCTCGCCGCCTTGCGCATGGAGATGTTCCGCAACGGTGAGCCCGCGGGCAGCGGCCTCGGCTCGGCGGTGCAGGGCCACCCGGCGGAGGCGGTCGCGTGGCTCGCGAACACGCTCGGCGAGTTCGGCATCCCGTTCCGCAAGGGCGAGTTGATCCTCTCGGGTTCGCTCGCGCCGCTCGTGCCGGTCGTCGCGGGCGACCGCTTCACGATGCAGATCGACGGCCTGGGCGGCTGTTCGATCGGCTTCGGCCCCTAG
- a CDS encoding NYN domain-containing protein — protein MKYELPSFAVLIDADNVSQEFIAPILEEITRHARITVRRIYGDFTTSNLAAWKTKLAEHAIQPIQQYRYTVGKNASDSALIIDAMDLLHSRRFEGFCLVSSDSDFTRLATRIREDGLVVYGFGEKKAPKAFVNACDRYIYVENLLNTRQPDSQNGIPAPEGATSIPAAAPAIAAQAAPADDIVLPQTPVPAQATEPPPAPSFKPPALALNLLMRAYTNVADELGWALLGHVSSYIHANHSDFDPRTYGCTKFIDLIQKTAAFELVQRPYKNGHSYFCRPSNGSRPAAPAAAPKPPSPQTYRAALIQAVKDATAANGWALVSSVGQKLKGAGQRVENSGHSTLTEALKATGLFEMRGSGAARYFRLRADGKAAAG, from the coding sequence ATGAAGTACGAACTCCCCTCTTTCGCCGTTCTGATCGACGCCGACAACGTCAGCCAGGAATTCATCGCGCCCATCCTCGAAGAAATCACCCGACATGCACGGATCACGGTCCGCCGCATCTACGGGGACTTCACCACGTCCAATCTCGCGGCCTGGAAGACCAAGCTGGCCGAACATGCGATCCAGCCAATCCAGCAATACCGATATACCGTCGGCAAGAATGCCAGCGACAGCGCGCTGATCATCGATGCAATGGACCTGCTGCATTCGCGGCGTTTCGAAGGGTTCTGCCTGGTCAGCAGCGACAGTGACTTCACGCGCCTCGCAACCCGCATCCGCGAGGATGGACTCGTCGTCTATGGTTTCGGCGAAAAGAAGGCGCCGAAAGCCTTCGTGAATGCCTGCGACCGCTACATCTACGTCGAGAACCTGCTCAACACACGCCAACCCGATTCCCAGAACGGTATTCCCGCTCCCGAAGGCGCCACATCGATCCCGGCCGCAGCTCCCGCCATCGCCGCGCAAGCCGCCCCGGCCGACGACATCGTGCTGCCGCAAACGCCGGTCCCGGCACAGGCAACGGAACCTCCGCCAGCGCCGTCCTTCAAACCGCCGGCGCTCGCGCTCAACCTGCTGATGCGCGCCTATACCAATGTCGCAGACGAACTCGGCTGGGCGCTGCTCGGGCACGTGTCCTCGTACATCCACGCCAATCATTCCGACTTCGATCCGCGCACATACGGCTGTACCAAGTTCATCGACCTGATCCAGAAGACCGCCGCGTTCGAACTCGTCCAGCGCCCGTACAAGAACGGCCACAGCTATTTCTGCCGCCCCTCGAACGGATCGCGGCCGGCTGCGCCCGCTGCGGCCCCGAAGCCCCCTTCCCCGCAAACCTACCGCGCGGCCCTCATCCAGGCGGTCAAAGACGCCACCGCCGCGAACGGCTGGGCACTGGTCAGCAGCGTCGGGCAGAAACTCAAGGGAGCCGGCCAGCGCGTCGAAAATTCGGGTCATTCCACCTTGACCGAGGCCTTAAAGGCGACCGGGCTGTTCGAAATGCGGGGAAGCGGAGCCGCTCGTTACTTCCGCCTGAGGGCGGACGGCAAAGCCGCGGCCGGGTAA